The sequence below is a genomic window from Bacillota bacterium.
CAAACCGTACGGTCTGTACCAGGCTCTTGGGTGAATATTCAACGGTTTCAATCGTTCCTTCTTCGAACTCCGTGGAGTCATGGGCATCCCAAAAGGCCGCCATCTCCTCAATGGTATTGAATTCGGGC
It includes:
- a CDS encoding CopG family antitoxin: MSRKKLPEFNTIEEMAAFWDAHDSTEFEEGTIETVEYSPKSLVQTVRFEAGDMLAISRAARRLGVDRSTFIRMAVKQFLENHSPK